In Nocardia higoensis, the DNA window CCCGCAAGCCGCGCCGCCGCTCTCGCGGCGGCGCTGCGCAAGGGCAGTGCGTTCCTGGTGGTGGGCGCCATCGGTTTCGTCGTCGACGCCGGCGTCTACAACCTGCTCGTGTTCTGGGGTGGCGAAGGTGTGATGTTCCACTCCCCGCTGCCCGCCAAGGTCATCGCCATCGCGGCGGCCACCGTGGTCACCTATTTCGGCAACAAGTGGTGGACCTACCGGGACAAGAAACCGGGCAACGCGGCCCGGCAATATCTGCTCTACGCGGCGTTCAATGTGGCCGCGATCGGCCTGCAACTGGGCTGTCTCGGCTTTTCACGTTATGTGCTCGGGCTGTCCTCACCGCTGGCGGACAATATCGCCGGATTGTTCGTCGGACAGGCCCTCGCGGTGGTGTTCCGTTACTGGGCGTATGACAAGTTCGTATTCACCGACAGTGGCGACCGACCCGCCGGGCGCACCGGTCGCTGACACGCATGTTCCTTCGACGGTTGATATTCTCGCCACGCCGCGCTCGGCATCCCGGGGCGTGTGGTTCGTCCCCGTCGGCACCAAGTTGAATTTCGAGGACTTCATGGACCAGTCGGCTATCCAGGCCGTTTCCGAATCTGACGACCGCCGAACCGCCGCAGCCGCTCCGGCCGCGCTGCGCGTCGACCACAGAGCCCCCGACCGGCTCGTGCTGCAACGCGGCATCTACACCGGCCCGTCCGCCAAGATCAACGACGAGCTCTACGCCGTCGCCAAGGGCGGCAAGGTGACGCGCGAGCGTTTGGCCCTGCGCCTGGACAAGGGCGTCACCGTCCACACCAACACCTACTTCGGCCGGTTCGCGGCCAGCTACTGGCAACGCTGGACCACCGTCACCGAGGTGACCGTCACGATGGCCCTCGAGGTCGGCCGCCGCGCTCGCGTGCGCCTGGTCGCCTCCGACATCGCCGGGCACCGCCGCATCATCGACAGCCTGACCACCACCGCCAGCGGCGTCGCCACGCTGAGCGCACCGCTGGACCAGTTCGTCGACGGCGGCGCGCTGTGGCTGGAGTTCGACGCCGACGGCGGTGAGCTGGGCATCGAGGAACTGGTCTGGACCGCCGCGGCTCCCGAGCGGATCCGCCCGGTCGCCATCGCCATCTGCACGTTCAACCGGGCCGCCGACTGCGCCGAGACGGTCGCCGCGCTCGCGGGCGATCCCACCGTGCTGGCCGCCATCGACGCGGTCTACGTCGTCGACCAGGGCACCGATCCGGTCGCCGATCGCGCTCGCTACCAAGAGGTCGAGCCCGCCTTCGGCGACAAGCTGCGCTACATCCGCCAGCCCAACCTCGGCGGCGCGGGTGGCTTCACCCGCGGTCTCTACGAGGTGTCCGCGGTCAACGAGCACGCCGACGTCATCCTCATGGACGACGACATCCTGTGTGAGCCCGAGACCGTGCTGCGATTGAACGCCTTCGCCAACATGACCGTGGAACCCACCCTGGTCGGCGCGCAGATGCTGTTCCTGCTCAACCCCGACTACCTCAATGTCGGGGCGGAGGAAGTGCATCTCGGCGAACTGCGCCACGGTCAGCGGGTGCCCAAGGCGCTGCGCAACACCTCCATGCTCAAGAAGAACCAGGAACGCCGCGTCGACGCCGGTTACAACGCCTGGTGGACCTGCCTGATCCCGGCCGAGGTGGTCGCGAAGATCGGCCTGCCCATCCCGATCTTCTTCCAGTGGGACGACGTCGAGTACGGCGTGCGGGCCCGCGAACACGGGTTCGTCACCGTCACCCTGCCGAACGCGGCGGTCTGGCACGCGGACTTCTACTGGAAGGACTACGACGACTGGGCCAGGTATTTCTCCACCCGTAACTCGCTGATCGTCGGCGCCATGCACACCGACCTGGACGGCAGGAAGATCACCAAGCAGCTGTTCCGCAATATCGCGGAGCAGCTGGTGGCCATGCAGTACGGGCTGGTGCACACCACCCTGCAGGGCATCGAGGACTTCATGGACGGCCCAAAAACCCTGCGTGACGGCGGCATCGCCGCGCTGGCCGCCGCCCGCGCCGAGCGCGCCGACTACCCGGAGACCATCAAGCACCCGGCCGCCACCCCGCCGGTGAACGCCGCGGACATCTCCGTCCGGCGCGCGGGCGGCGAGCCGAGCCGGGCGTTGCTGATCCTGATCAAGCGCGCCGTCGACCAGTGGTTCGGCCGCACCCAGCACGGGCTGATCGGCGTCACCCGCGAGGACGCCTACTGGTGGCACGTCTCCCTGTTCGACCACGTGGTGGTCACCGACGCCTCGCAGTCCGGCGTCCGCATCCGCCGCCGCGACAAGGCGCGCGCCCGCGCGCTGCTGCTGCGCACCATCCGGGTGCTGCGCCGACTGCGCCGCGAGCTGCCCGCGCTGCAGTCGCAGTACCGGGCCGCGATGCCCGAGCTCACCAGCCGCGCGAACTGGGAACGTCTCTACGGGATCAAGGCGGACTGAACTCGCCGCACACCCCCGCGTGACGAAGAGGCCGCACACTCCACGTGTGCGGCCTCTCGTCGTCCGGAGGGCCCGTCGCGGGGGCGGGCCCGACCGCGTGGCGCCCGGCAGCGGCGTCGGCGCCCGCCTGCCCGCGGTCTCTCAGAGGAACAGGTCGGTGCTCAGCGGCCCGTCGCCCGGGACCACCCGGTACTTGTCCAGATCGGTGATGCCGTGCGCGGCGAGCACGTCGTCGTCGATGAAGAAATTGCCGGTGGTCTTCTCCGCCGGTGAGGTGAGCACCAGGTAGGCGGCGTCGGCGTAGATGTCGGGGGTGCGGGAGGTGGCGATCATCTCCTCGCCGCCGAGCAGGTTGCGCACAGCCGCGGTGGCGATGGTGGTGCGCGGCCACAACGAGTTGACGCCGATGCCGTCGTTCTTCAGCTCTTCGGCCAAACCGAGGGTGGTCAGCGACATCCCGTACTTGGCGATGGTGTAGCCGAGGGCCGCGCCCGCCCACTTCGGGTCCAGGTTGAGCGGCGGGGACAGCGTCAGGATGTGCGGGTTGCGGCCCGCGCGCGCGGACTCGCGCAGGTGCGGCAGGCACAGCTTGGACAGCAGGAAGCTGCCACGGCAGTTGATGTCCTGCATGAGGTCGTACTTCTTCATCGACAGGGCGTCGGTGGGGGAGAGGTCGATCGCCGAGGCGTTGTTCACCACGAGATCGATCCCGCCGAACCGCTCGACGGTCTGGCGCACCGCTTCCGCCACCGACTCGTCGACGCGGATGTCGCCGACGAAGGGCAGGACCTGTCCGCCCGCCTGCTCGACCTCGGCGGCCGCGGTGTGGATGGTGCCGGGAAGTTTCGGGTGCGGTTGGTCGGTCTTGGCGATCAGGGTGATGTTGGCGCCGTCGGCCGCGGCGCGTTTGGCGATCTCGAGGCCGATGCCCCGGCTGCCGCCGGACATGATCAGCGTCTTACCCGCGAGCGGCTTGTTTTCCGTCATCGACATGCTCCTTCGTCGCGAGCGCCCGCGCGGGTCTCGCCCGCCCGGACGCGCCTCGTGTCGCGGTGCGGTGCGGTGCTCCGCGACGGTCGTCTCTCACCGTAAGCGGGTCGGCGACGATATGCAACCAGTTGCATAGTCCCATCCGGAAAGGCGCCGGTGATCGGGCGCCCACGGCGTCGGCGCGCAACTCGCCGAGGCACAGCCGAATACCGGCGGCCGCCGGGTGCGCGAGGGACTGGTGTCCGATGGTCGCGCGTCTGTGCCCCGGCGCGCTGGACGACTCCGTGCCTCGCGGCACTCGTGCGGTGGCAACCCGATGGTCGGCCTCGCGTGACACGGCCCCGGGGCCTCCGAGCGTCGGTGTGACGCGCGGAGACCCCAGGATCCGATGTGCTAGCGGCGGTTGTCGCGTTCGCGGTAATTCCGCCGCTGCTGTTTGGCGATGCCGCGCCACACGCGCTCACGCTCGGCCTGCAGCCGCTTGTCGGTGCGTGCCGCCATCCAGGCGTTCTCTTTGGCCAGCTTGCGATAGCTGGTCAACCTGCGTTCGGTGATCACCCCGGCTTCGATGGCCTCGCGCACCGCGCAGCCCGGCTCGGACTCGTGCGCGCAATCGGTGAACCGGCAGTGCGCCGCCAACTCCTCGACATCGCTGAAGGTGCGTTCGATGCCCTCGGCCGCGTCCCACAAGCCCACGCCACGCAGGCCGGGAGTGTCGATGAGCGTGCCGCCGCCGGGCAGCGGGCGCAGTTCCCGGTGCACGGTCGTGTGCCTGCCCTTCTTGTCCACGGCGCGAACCTCATCGGTGGCGAACACCTCCCGGCCGAGCAGGGCATTGGCCAGCGTCGACTTGCCCGCGCCGGACGGGCCGAGCAGGGCGACGGTCCCGTCCAGCAGTGCGGTGAGCACATCGAGGCCGAACCCGGCATTCGCGCTCACCGCCAGCACCGTGGCCCCCGGCGCGACCGCCCGCACCTCGTCGAGCGGGATCTCGCCCGCCGCATCGGCTTTGGTCAGCAGGACGACCGGCTGCGCGCCGCTCTCCCACACCAGGGCGAGCATCCGCTCGATCCGGCCCAGATCCACATCGCCGTCGGCGGCCGTGCAGATCAACACGGTGTCGACATTGGCGGCGAGCACCTGTCCGGTGGATCGGCCGGAGGCCGACGAGCGCACGATCGCGGTGTGGCGCGGCAACAGCGCGCGCACCTCGCCGCGGGCGTTCAGGCTCACCCAGTCGCCGGTGCACAGCCCGCTGATCGGGGAGTCCGCGCGCGGGCACTGCGCTCGCCTCGGCCCGGTGGGCGTGATGACATCGCATTCGCTGCGATCCATGCGCAGGACGCGCGCGGGGACGCAGTCCTCGTCCAGATATGCCGCGTACCGCGCGGCGACGGTCTCGGTCCAGCCGTAGGGAACGAGCAGGTCGTGGTCGACCATTCCAGAGCATCCTTCGTCGGGCCGAACCCGACGCGGGGCTCGGCTAAGAGTTGTGGAGGCCCTCGGGGGAGAAGAACACCCCGGGGGAGGGAAACACCGCGGCGCGGGCCGGGACCCGGCGCACGACAAACCGCACATCCGTCATGTGTTCCACCTCCTCGTCTCTCTCGTTCCGACACCGACGCCGGATACTCTCGCACGCCCCGCGCGTATCCGGCAAAGGATTTTCCACCTGCGCGGATGCGATCTAGTCGGGTTTGCCGAACTGCTCGTTGCGGCCCAGCGAGCGCAGATGGAACCACTCGCGCAGCCCGGCCGGATCGCGGCGGGTCACCAGGAAGAACCAGGAGAACCGGATCCACTCCTGCGGCAACAGTTTGCGCATGCCCGGCTGCGACATCAGGTAACCGCGGTTGCGGTAGGTGAAGTAGCGTTTCACCGGATCATCCGGGTACTGGGTGTGCATCCGCCCGCCCAGGATCGGCTTGAATTCGGCCGCGCCGTTGGGATGCAGGTAGGCGGTCTGCAGACAGGTGCCGAAGGGCAGCCCGGAGCGGACCAGCCGCCGGTGCACCTCCACCTCGTCGCCACGCACGAACAGCCGCAGGTCCGGCACGCCGATCACGTCGACCGCCTTGGCGGAGATGAGCGCGCCGTTGAACAGTGAGGCGATGCCCGGCAGGAAATCGTCGTCGCCGAGTTCGGAGCGCAACCGCCGCCACACCACG includes these proteins:
- a CDS encoding GtrA family protein — encoded protein: MSAPASRAAALAAALRKGSAFLVVGAIGFVVDAGVYNLLVFWGGEGVMFHSPLPAKVIAIAAATVVTYFGNKWWTYRDKKPGNAARQYLLYAAFNVAAIGLQLGCLGFSRYVLGLSSPLADNIAGLFVGQALAVVFRYWAYDKFVFTDSGDRPAGRTGR
- a CDS encoding glycosyltransferase produces the protein MDQSAIQAVSESDDRRTAAAAPAALRVDHRAPDRLVLQRGIYTGPSAKINDELYAVAKGGKVTRERLALRLDKGVTVHTNTYFGRFAASYWQRWTTVTEVTVTMALEVGRRARVRLVASDIAGHRRIIDSLTTTASGVATLSAPLDQFVDGGALWLEFDADGGELGIEELVWTAAAPERIRPVAIAICTFNRAADCAETVAALAGDPTVLAAIDAVYVVDQGTDPVADRARYQEVEPAFGDKLRYIRQPNLGGAGGFTRGLYEVSAVNEHADVILMDDDILCEPETVLRLNAFANMTVEPTLVGAQMLFLLNPDYLNVGAEEVHLGELRHGQRVPKALRNTSMLKKNQERRVDAGYNAWWTCLIPAEVVAKIGLPIPIFFQWDDVEYGVRAREHGFVTVTLPNAAVWHADFYWKDYDDWARYFSTRNSLIVGAMHTDLDGRKITKQLFRNIAEQLVAMQYGLVHTTLQGIEDFMDGPKTLRDGGIAALAAARAERADYPETIKHPAATPPVNAADISVRRAGGEPSRALLILIKRAVDQWFGRTQHGLIGVTREDAYWWHVSLFDHVVVTDASQSGVRIRRRDKARARALLLRTIRVLRRLRRELPALQSQYRAAMPELTSRANWERLYGIKAD
- a CDS encoding SDR family oxidoreductase, coding for MTENKPLAGKTLIMSGGSRGIGLEIAKRAAADGANITLIAKTDQPHPKLPGTIHTAAAEVEQAGGQVLPFVGDIRVDESVAEAVRQTVERFGGIDLVVNNASAIDLSPTDALSMKKYDLMQDINCRGSFLLSKLCLPHLRESARAGRNPHILTLSPPLNLDPKWAGAALGYTIAKYGMSLTTLGLAEELKNDGIGVNSLWPRTTIATAAVRNLLGGEEMIATSRTPDIYADAAYLVLTSPAEKTTGNFFIDDDVLAAHGITDLDKYRVVPGDGPLSTDLFL
- the rsgA gene encoding ribosome small subunit-dependent GTPase A yields the protein MVDHDLLVPYGWTETVAARYAAYLDEDCVPARVLRMDRSECDVITPTGPRRAQCPRADSPISGLCTGDWVSLNARGEVRALLPRHTAIVRSSASGRSTGQVLAANVDTVLICTAADGDVDLGRIERMLALVWESGAQPVVLLTKADAAGEIPLDEVRAVAPGATVLAVSANAGFGLDVLTALLDGTVALLGPSGAGKSTLANALLGREVFATDEVRAVDKKGRHTTVHRELRPLPGGGTLIDTPGLRGVGLWDAAEGIERTFSDVEELAAHCRFTDCAHESEPGCAVREAIEAGVITERRLTSYRKLAKENAWMAARTDKRLQAERERVWRGIAKQQRRNYRERDNRR
- a CDS encoding glycosyltransferase, translating into MSYLPEAGTGPEARIVAIVVTHKRRELLAESLKVLTSQTRPIDHLIVVDNANEAEVAELVEQQPIETTYLGSAHNLGGAGGFALGMLHALTLGADWVWLADDDGRPDGPEVLATLLDCAGRHGLVEVSPVVCDIDEPDRLAFPLRRGVVWRRLRSELGDDDFLPGIASLFNGALISAKAVDVIGVPDLRLFVRGDEVEVHRRLVRSGLPFGTCLQTAYLHPNGAAEFKPILGGRMHTQYPDDPVKRYFTYRNRGYLMSQPGMRKLLPQEWIRFSWFFLVTRRDPAGLREWFHLRSLGRNEQFGKPD